DNA sequence from the Oryza brachyantha chromosome 5, ObraRS2, whole genome shotgun sequence genome:
CTAGTTACATTTACTTGTAATTTCTTTAAGATATGGCAacataaaaagatatatttgtcAGTTAATAAAACAAGCTGAACTCAATAAAGCAGGCTAAAAATGTAGGTTGACTGCTGTAACGCAGTACCCTTCGGAAGAAAAAGGGCACTTACCCACTGCAGAAAGCGTTGGAATAAAAGTATCACCGGCACCATAAACAGACCTtggcaataaaaatattagaggaagaaaattttttaaggtacGTTTTGTGAACATTAGGTGATgattgtgttttttattttctttctttagttccttttaatcattaattagcTTCAAGTCTAAAGGAGGCACATCATAAGGTATATCTGAGTGGTTCTTCCTGCTTTTCTCAACAAGCTGACCAACAGCATCAGGGATTACATGAATATCTTTAGGCTTTATCATTTCCTGCTTCTTTTCATAGACTTCAGGTGTCACTTTCGATTTTCTTTCATGATGTCTATCCACCTTCAACTCATCACATGCTGATTTTTCAACTTGTACACATTTAAAAGAACTCTTGTTTTAATAATCCtgtaagggaaaaaaaatcaagacaGTGTATAAGTGAACATATATTTAAGAAGGAATGCATGTAATGCTGTGATTCAGTAagttaaccaaaattttacatgtctATTTTGAGGTACACCAGATATCTATTATTCCAATGTTCCAATGCGTTGGCATTAAATAGGACTGAGAATTCTTCAGCTATGCGTTGCATCACTTGCAGCTTTTGTTCATTAGTAGATGACTTGTTCTGAAGTTTCTGAACAAACTGGCCACAGAAAGACCAAGCTAATTAACATTGTGAAATATGAGAGCGCCTCAGAACAGATCAAAAAGGACAGTATTTAAGCACCTCAGAGCTAACAAAGGGGTCAACGAAACTCCCATATCTCTCCGTTAACACATGTCTGAGGTCACACAGTTCAGGCAAATCAGGAAATCTAGCAGCGGTAAAAATTAGAGTTGACACTGCTTGCAAGGCTTCCTGAGGGCATTCACTGTAAATGGGCTATCACAGAGTTATCGAGATCAATTGCAGCAGAACAAAAGTTGTACGTTAACTGAATGCAACAAGACCTGTATTAACTTTTTAAACAAACATCTACTCTAGTCCATTGCTGTTGCTACCACAACAAGTTCATTTCCATATGGTATACATGCCAGGACACTATGATGTATACGTATGAAAACAATAATGTTAAAGAGAATGTAAGGAAGATCAGTCCCATTTCCTTCGATCCCTCAAGATTAAGGTACTTAAACAAATCAGAATCCTGAACAAGCTATGAGAAAGTCTGCAATTTCCAGATCTTGTAACTTGTAAGTCTAGGAGAACAACATAACGAACAACTGAAGACAATAAATTAAAAGCAATGCTAGACTGAACTTGTATTAGGTTTCCTATATTTAGGTGACATATAAAGAACTGGAGTATCCATGTCATGAG
Encoded proteins:
- the LOC107304210 gene encoding uncharacterized protein LOC107304210, whose protein sequence is MLFEREGTSSYNSECPQEALQAVSTLIFTAARFPDLPELCDLRHVLTERYGSFVDPFVSSEFVQKLQNKSSTNEQKLQVMQRIAEEFSVLFNANALEHWNNRYLVYLKIDMIIKTRVLLNVYKLKNQHVMS